The genomic segment GCTCTCAGGTGTGGCAATAAAACTTTGGCAACCAATTTCTATACTACATGTTGGCTCATTCTTGCAAGTGAAtaattgtttttcctttaatgaCAGCTGCAACTTCAAGCCAAGAATTGTCCTGTTGTCTACATTTACAGAACACAAGGACGttgacattttacacagtgcTTATACTAGCAACGTGACATCTCTTGAATTGCATTGCATAACCGGGGTGGATTACAAAAGGTCTATGATAGCAAGCCGTTGAGAGCCACTGGTGCAGGTCAACAAAGGACACGCTCCCAGTGGTCCCGGAGAGATCTGACAAGGTCAGACTTGTTTGGAAATTTTTGCAAAAAACATGTTAAGTGTAACCTTGGGTCAAATAGTGGACTATCTGTAGTAATGCCAAGGAGTCACAAAACGATGACAAGTTTTACAACGTAGTTATCATAATTCTGTCCCATATACACTAGTGTGTGAGATCTTAGCTGAAAGATAGGAGATGCAATTATCAGGGCAAGAAAATTCGACCAGCTAATGACATATTTCTATTGTTCATTCAGTTTCACAAGCTTAATCAGAGTATCACTGGGGTTGTGAAACTCTTGATAACAGATGACACTTATCACTGATTCTTAGATTGTATTATGCACGCTATGCTTTTTTCAGTATATCGAGTCCAcctgagcttttgtttttcagttgtcAAAGTGCTGACAGACAGGAAACCATAAATATCTGTGAAAGTTGCCCAGTATCCTTTCTTAAATTAGGTGAAGGATGTgaattgaaacaaaaaaaacccccaaaaaacaaacagtgtatctttataaattatatttaagcacctcatttaataaattaatgtCAGTTACTGGTAGTACACTTTAACACTCCAACATTCTCATCTTTTCTGTAAATAACAAACCAAACAAGCAAAGTTAGAAAACGACTGCCGTTTGAGTAGCCAGTACGGACAGGCCTTTACTTTAGTTCCATTTAGGTAAactcaaacatttaaattaaCCCTCAGCAGCATTTACATCCTTgtacacacagagagagcttGAAAGACTGGAATGAACCCACTAAAAAGTTTGAATAGCTAGCCTATTTTAAATACCTTGCCTGCATAATGGAAAAATCCCAGTGTCCTTTCATTATCAAAATTGTTAACCAGGAAAAAAGGGGACATCAAATCTATTAATACGTTTGTGGTCTTTAACTTTTTCCCTGCAGTTCTCTTTGTCAGAAGAACCATCCtcaccattttattttcattttctctttttgatCAGTCATCCAGTTCCAGACCAAAGTGAGCGTAGAGATCTCGTGTGGTGGTCCCTCTCAGAGCAGCTGCAAGACAGACAGATTAAAGGGTCAACTCCCTCTAGCCTACTTttcaaacaaaccacaaaacacTGAACAGGCCAAGAGTACAGCACCGAAAAATTAATCAGGCTAAAGACGAGGCTTGCACTTGGTAAAAGGGGTATGAACAGAAGTATTTAAAGGATATTGATAATCTACATGGTGTTTTAAAGATTTCCAGTTACTTAGCCCCGCTAGCTAAATCTTCAGGTCGTTAGTATTCTGCAGAATCAAACTATGCTGAATTATGTTGGGTTGAGCCTGAAAGATAACTGCTTGCCAAAGAAAGGGCATACAAAAAGTAATACTTGTTAGTAGCCTAACTGCCAAGGTCAGAAACGATTCTACGTTTATCCAGCAGtcaaataatgaaaacaaacacacacacggcaAAAAACCTGCAAATAGTTTGCTCTCCTTTTTAATAAATTACCTATTAATATTGTTTCACAGTGTTTTGTTAGTAAAAATGAAGTGAGAATGCTTTCAGGcagataaattaaaatatgcaaagtGGAATAAATAAGTATAATCAACATTTGCTCTCACtattcttttttgtctttaaaacagAATCAGTCAATACACATGACATTTAGGTTACTCCAGTGATCTTGGACCACTATGCATAGTTTTTTAAGTCTGAGGTGTTTCTGCCTCTTTATATAATCCAAGACCACCTGTGTGATGTTGACACCGCAGGCGTGTGCTACAAAGCAAGCTCAACATAGCCAAGCTCTGATATGTCAgttgacttttctttttaaggATCAGTTCAGTGCCGCCCATTTCAACAGAGACATCGGGACAGGACAACAGCAGACAGGCCTATAAAGAAAAAGCTGTAGAAGTAGAACAGTGATAGGCAACAATTCTAAGAGACAAAATGTTACTTCACCTTTTACTGTTTACTTTTTACATGAACGCTCCACATTACAACATCAAAATGGAtcaatttaaaacaacaacaacaaagcattTAGGTCAGACACTATCCCATTACATGATGAAGAAGATGTGGAAGCCACTTTAGATTGTAGCTGGTCACAGTGAATTTAATTTTCCTTAGTTGATATCCTCCTTGATAACTAGCCTACAAGTAGAGTGATACATTATCTGACTTGTGTTGTGATTATTTCCTGTAATTCCAGCAGTGTAAAAAAGACTTGGTAGCAGATTAGGGTCAACCataaaaacatgtaaacattttCTACATCACCAAATGAATGCATGCAAATTCCTGTGACCATGCAGCGCAtgttgcactgctgtaactttGCTGTGTGACTTTACTGCAGGGCTTCCTTTGGAGGTACTAGTACAGTATAAACATATTCCTTAAGCAGAGAATCTATAATCAAAATTGGAGCATGTTGTCTTGAAAAGAATCAGTTGAGATGTGGTGCCTACAGCTGATTTTAAATGGAATATAACTTGCTCTGAATCAGGTTATGTGTTTACTAGTTACTATGGTGACCTAACGAGGTAAAAAGAGAGCCACCTTTATGGCTTTAGGCTTGTTACAACTCGCTAACTCATTTGTGCTTCACAGTACACCCCTCAGGGCTCAGTGGAGACAATGTTTTGTTGCAGGACTCGTTCTTATTTCAGCAACTGCTGTGGGGTGAATGCGGTGGATGGGGCAGATACTGGATGTCACAATGAATGATAACTTTGGCACTTACAGATCCGCCTTTAATGATACTGTATGACGGATTAAACTTAAATTCTTGGCATAGCGCCTGGtgagtataataataataataataataataataatgatgatgataatgccGACATCTGTAAACCGATACAACTTTTTATTCTAGTTTAAGCATTTACTAAGAAGGTGGAAGGAGGTTTTAGTAATTACACATCCTGCTTGTTGTCTCTGAAGTCTCATgacatttaatttgaaataaaatttaaaaaacactctGAATACTAAACTAATTTTGGGCTAAAGTGATAAATAAACTTTGGCATCATTTGTTATAAGGAGTTTGTGTACCAGGAAAAATGGACAGTGTTGATAACTATAGACTAAAGCTTTGATTTAGAAAGTCTGCATGTTGAATATGTTCAAAATGATCAGCTGAGAATGTAAATGCTATATTTCCCTAATTGTGAAGCCGATAATATCAAATTTCATCCAAAATCATGCAATGGTGATGCAAACACCAAATTTGGTACAATTTAGTCCTTTGTATAATAATATTGTCTGATTAACCACATGAAAATCAAATTTTTCAAGAAGGCAGCCAAAATGACCCAAGAAAAAGTAGTTTTTGCTTTTAATCACTACGTAATTTACTGATTTTTATTATCTTGTGTCAATTTCTATGTTTTGAAGCATGCAGTCTTTGCTTACTTTTCTGGTATATTATTAGGCTAGTAGCGCTACTGCATGAGGTAAATGGGGCATGGAGGTAGGAGCAGTGCCTTTGTTTCAGCATTCAGCCACATCTCATGGATGAACTACTGACACTCGTCCTTACCACTAGGTTATCTGTCATCTGTGGCTCCCAAGAAGTTGCCTCTGCACATTGGTTCGTGGGCTAAACAAGGTGAGGGAAGCACATAGAAGATCCAGTGTATGGTTGATGGTTGATGGTGTATAAATTCATAGATAGACTCCTGTTTTCTCAGAGATGACAGCAATAAAACAGAGTTGTTCAAGTTGCTAGCCAACAAGGTTTGTGAATCTGACACAATCAGTAGTCCAGTGATTGCTACAAGAGGGCCTCTTGCAATCACAAGTACCAAGTGCCTAGATGCTGTCTCAGCCAAGAGGAGGCTGACACCGGGCTATGCGAGAGATGCAACTCTGACTAGACGTCAGTCGCTCATTCATTAAAGCAAAGGGCaccaatgtgtttattatagCATTgtagacagtgggaaggaaaaactcaattttaacaggaagaaacctcaggcagaACCGGGCTTACATTAGGGaagccatctgccgtgaccagttgggggtgaTGGGAAGAAGACAGGACAAGAGACAAACTGGAAGCTCAGGGATCACCAGATCCAGCGATAACTATTAGCttaatcaaaaagaaaagttgtgaGTCTAATTTTGTAAGTAAAGAGGGTGTCTATTTCCCAAATCCAAATTGGGAGCTGAtttcacagaagaggggcctgaaagctgaaggctctgtctcccattctactttcaaATACCCTACAAACATAAGGACATGTGTGATAAAATTATTAAAACCTTTGTTAAACTTAGAATCCTTCTGAAGCGTCTGATGATGATCTGCATCATGTGAACCACTTTATCATAGTGATGTGTGACTAAACAAGTTCATGAGGCAAGAAGTGAGCCTTGCATGGAAAGAGAAGAGCTATTCCACCATCCAGTGCAGCCCTTAGGGACCATGTAAAGCATGCTGCCTACCAGGCAGGAATCATCTGGGGCTGGGCTGAGGAAGAAGCCTGTACAGTTTCATGGTCCACACTCCCTATAATAGTTGCATGCTGCTAGGAACTGACCAAGTATGGACGTAAACATGAGTACAGAGGCAGATACTATCaacatgaattttttttttgcatgctaTGCCGTTTTTATTGCTGAAGTAGTCgttaatatttacaaaaatctgCTGATCTACTAAAGACACGACAAAACTGAACATTACTTTCAAAATAATATGATACATATGCATATATCTTACAGTTAGGCTCTTGATAAATGATAAAAGTCATAATAATGAATCTGAGATGTTTAAAATTGTATGTTTGATTTTCAATTATCTTGTTGTCCAGTCagcaattttaattttttaaacagcTAATCAAGTAATTGTGCCAGATTTGGTGGTTATATCACAATCTACACCATTTTTCTGTTATCCAATTCACTGTTATTTTCTATGACCACTTTTTTCAGCAATGTCAGAGAAATGCAAACCTTAAAGTGGTAAATATAtgcaaaaaggggaaaaaatttAAGTAACAACATGAACTCAACCAAACAGTTAGACAGACCGACAGATGAACATGAGACAAAGGACATTTGTCTTTAGAGGGTAATGCAGGGCATCTCCTCTTGTCTCCTCACTCCAGAGCCTGCCCACCCCACTCCTCCCTCTCAGAATAGCAGCATACAGTACAACAGCAACTCAGTGCGTTAAGTGTAGAGCCTTTGTGAAAGTGTGTGcttgagacagagagaaagaaggggAGAAGAAAGAATGACGGCACGTCTTtgtatttgaatatatatgcaCGTGTTACTGAATGCATGCAACTATAGACAGAGATTGTAATTGTGTGTCAGCCTGCGGGTGATGTGAAAGACAGCTATTGTGTCAGAGGGGAAATGCCATCTCCGTTCACTATGAAGTCATTATCATCCTGACTCTTCACTGTACTAACAGAGAGCTTGAAGAGATAGCTAACATTTAACTCAGAACAGTTTTACTATGAGAGATCACCTAATCCTTCTAGAGAGACCGTTCACAAGTGGGAAATAAGTGTATCGGTGCACTGTACATTTAAAATCAGAGATTAAACTGGGAAGGGAACACCAAGATTTTATCctcaataaaacacacacacccttagGCAGTATGACATGACTGTGATTCACCAGAACTCCTTACTTACTGAACTTCACCCTACTTACCCAAACTTGTGCAGCTGCAGAACAGGGATACAAAAAAAACCTTATGATTATAATAAATTATAATTACCCTTTTAGTAAAAAGGTGAAACTCCTTTTTCTTGGTCAGAAAACCTTTTGAACTCcacaagaagggaaaaaaatgtgtgagCAGCATGCCAGTGATGTACAAGCATTATCTGATATGCGAGTTAATTAAGTAGTACCAAATTTGAAACCCATTCAATATTAGCCCATATAATCACTCAGAACAAAAACTACATGATTTTTAGTGGCtgaccttttaaaaaaagacgtATACACAGGACTCTTCAAGTCCTTTTTTTGCTAAAGAATTTTTATAAGTAATCCCATGTGCAGCATATTATTAATTACTGTATAAAGTTGActaaaaatacttttgtttCAACAGAGAGAAGCAGGCACATCCCTCTTTCCTGCCCTCCAATGGCTGGCTGAGGAGGTTAAATCTTCCATTATAATTCttagtttacattttttaatactCTCACACTTGTCATCACAATGTGTGTTTATGGTTATGCAGCAAATTAACCAACACTCATAGTTAAAATTTAATTCAAGCAAGTGGACTTCACATGTCATGGTTGTAAGAAAGGTGCACTGGATAGACAAATCCACACAGCCCTGTTAAAATGCTCAATTTTAgtgatgtttaaaaagaaaaacacccaaaaaacaaaaacagtgcacAAAATTTACCAATCACAACAATGACCCAAATCAACAAAAAGAATTACTTTAACAGAagaagattacatttttttgaaaGACTCAGCCAGACCCCAGACCCAAATGCAATGGAGTCTGTGGAGTGACCTGATAAGGGCTGTGCATAAGATGGCCTCATAATATGACAGATTTTCCAAAGAAGAGAAGGAAAATAGTGAAAATATTGGTACGTTTAGATGTGCCAGCTTACACGACTGAATGCTCTATTAAAAATTAAGAGTGTGATTAAGGGAACATGTCCACGAGCCATcatcttaaaaataaataaataaataaaggtacTACTGCACTCATCCgagcgtgcagctcggatcaaagctgacccttctcaccctgaaCACAGTCTGTtcgacctgctcccctcaggcaggaggctccggtccattcgcaccagaacctctcgccataagaacagtttcttcccctctgctgttggactcatgaacaataaccatatgactgttcccaccactaacacatgaccctacactgtgttcactgcatcattccatgtttggACCTGATGATCACCTGCAcccatgtatatatctatctatttagcacttttaattctttaattcttatttttatgtctatttaagcgttatatgacagtatgtttgcactaagtaccgtagcaatttcctaatgttgtaaacctgctcaacatttggcaataaaaccctttctgattctgatcccTTTATAAATTTCAGTTTAGTCCAGTAGATGACTGCCACGTAACATTTGtgttgtgaaattaaaatgatatgGTGGTTTTATAACGTTGTAGAGGTGCACTAATGTTAAAAATGGGTCACTTAAGCCTGTTGATAGGTAAGCAGCTGTTAGGCAACATGATGATGTCGTAGTACCTCATATAGATAAGAAGTGTCATGGGACAAACAGAGTGAAGTTTGGTGTATTATAATAAAATTGTGTTGGTGACtgataaacaaatatttttcacaCTTTCACATCGCTTGAAGAAAATTTTATGCCCAGTGTTTAGAAGAGTTGATGCTCAGGGTGAATGTTAATTACATTCCCcctcccccccaccccacagTAAAGCTGATTTGTTTGCATGGATTCATTCATGCAGGAACACAccagacagaaacaaaaagCTGTGTGGATAAGCCGAGGAAACATACTAGTGCAAACTAATTAACTAACTTACTGGCAATGTGTGATGAAAGGCATGCACTCTAGCACAAATCAGTGTTATTTCAATTTTGAATCACAGTAATATTCACATCAGCAGTTAGAAAATCATTAATaatatgattttattttcattttaccaAGCTTCACTTATTACTACATAAATTGAATGCTAATTCAAACTTGAATTGAaatgtctttttctctcttacCTATTCGACCCAGGAGTGACTGCCCAATGTCTTTGATGTCGTTGTATTCATGCAACTTATCAATATGATGTTCCAGCTCCTCTACTCTATAGCCCCTaaacgcgcgcgcgcacacacacacacacacacacggtctcAGCAGATTTATGCAAAAGATCATATGATGCAGACAAAGGCACAAAATGACAAACATCTAAAAAAGCTAAACTGCTATGTGCAGGCGTACCATTAAATCTGAGTTCTAATGACACAATGAACCATCACTACCCATACCATTCAAGTTGCACCTCAAGACAGAAATACAGCAAGAACAACACAGCTGTACTTACTCAGCCTCCAGCTGTGCTATCTCTGTATCCAGCtgctctcttctcctctctagctcctccacctcctctgtaGGGCTGACTTTAGCACTCTCAAGTACTTGAAGCTGTGACAATCATAACAGAATAAGACATGTGTGGCATtgtatggtgtgtgtgtgtgtgtgaaaacgAAGACAGGAAAGCTACTTACAGGTGACTTGAAGTGGGAATGTATTTTCTTAAACTTTGAGAATGGAGTTCTACAAAAAGAAGAAACGAATTAATTATGAGAAAATTTCGATAAAAGTACATGCAATTTTGTTAagccaacaacagcaacaatagCTTAGCTGCAGTAAAGGTCCTCAAGATCGGACAATCATTTAAGTACACCATAAACATATTATGCCACTTGTGTTTTAAGTTAAGTAAACTCCATCTTACAACATTAAACTTGGAGCTTTGGTTAGGTGACAGGAATTATATTTTACGATATGGCTAAAAATATAATACCTGTCAGTAAAttgcctgtttttcttttacaaaaggTTGCTATTATTACACATATTATTTTATtggatgtgttaaaaaaaaaaaaaaaacccaaacaaataaacacacacaaaaaaggaaaggaacGTACAGTTTACATATAAATCAAGCCTTAAAGCGTGAACAGAATAAATAAACCACCCAGATGAACCGCTGGGCTGCAAATACATGTGGTTTAATGATACTGCACACCTAATAATAAAGTTGCTTTGTGAAGTGGTGGCTAGCGTTAACGCTAACATTAATGGTAAGCTGTCCTCACAGTTACCTTTTTAGCTGTCCTTTCCTTAAGTCATTTCCCTCCGGCGTCGAAACTGGGCAGTTACTTTCACAGCAATTAGTTTCAACGGACTGCTCCGTGTTCATATTGCCTTAAGGAAATATGTGTGTTAGTGTTGGTTTAATACAGCATCCGACAGCTGAACACGGAAAAGGAAGTTTGCAGTTCGCGGCTAATGGTAAACAGATTCATAGCGTAGTTTGATTGGTTGTTGAAAACGAAAGGCGGGATTTAAAGACGATTGGTCAACGCAGAGTTAACGCAAAGTCCTCACATTTTTAGGTGATTTGTGGGGGTGCCTAATATTTTATTGCTAATGACTGTCCACAGACAGTGACGTGTTTAAGTATTTAGAATTACATTGTTGCATTCTATACCTTAGTGTTTCATTTGATGTAAACTCGGCTTAATACATGCAGGAAGGATATCATGAAATCATCACGATCAAAGACAGCCTCATTAGCTAATTATGACAGGTCCAGGTGCTCCAAAACCAGTCCGCTCCTCAGTCACCCTGCTCCAATTATTGTACCTACTAAACTGGATAATTAACATGGGCTTGGTTGTTACCACAATAACTTGCTGTAACGACATTTTCTTTAACAAATTGTATGACTTTATTTTACTTGTAGTTGTACAAGTATGTCAATAGAGTTCACCTGAAGGGTGCATAGTGACTGACCAGGGCCAATCCATATTGACCacactgtgtatatttttagaattttttttttgttggctCTGTTTTAAATATAACTTCTCTTTGAGCTTTATAGATATTCTAAAATGACTGTTAAGATAAATATTGCTGTATTTTACCCTAAACAAAGGTAGTCATTTGAGTAAAACA from the Oreochromis niloticus isolate F11D_XX linkage group LG7, O_niloticus_UMD_NMBU, whole genome shotgun sequence genome contains:
- the swi5 gene encoding DNA repair protein SWI5 homolog translates to MNTEQSVETNCCESNCPVSTPEGNDLRKGQLKRTPFSKFKKIHSHFKSPLQVLESAKVSPTEEVEELERRREQLDTEIAQLEAEGYRVEELEHHIDKLHEYNDIKDIGQSLLGRIAALRGTTTRDLYAHFGLELDD